A window of the Algoriphagus halophilus genome harbors these coding sequences:
- the bshA gene encoding N-acetyl-alpha-D-glucosaminyl L-malate synthase BshA yields MKIGIVCYPTFGGSGVVATELGKGLAKIGHEIHFITYRQPTRLDFFSENLFYHEVDIKSYPLFEHAPYELALASKMVYVVKYEELDLLHVHYAIPHASAAYMAKQILKEEGIHIPVVTTLHGTDITLVGKDPSYEPVVTFSINQSDGVTAVSEDLKKETLSHFEIKRDIQVIPNFIDLDRFKKQKKEHFKLAICPNGEKLLVHTSNFRKVKRVEDVIRVFYEIRKEIPAKLLLVGDGPERDKMERLCRELGTCDDTRFLGKLDAVEEVLSVADLFVMPSEKESFGLAALEAMACEVPILSSNAGGIPELNLDGVTGFVCEVGDVDDMKEKGLFILKDENLPTFKKNALARAQEFDISAILPMYVDYYQKTIESTLARI; encoded by the coding sequence ATGAAAATAGGCATTGTTTGCTATCCTACGTTTGGGGGTAGTGGAGTAGTAGCAACAGAACTTGGAAAAGGTCTGGCGAAAATTGGGCATGAGATACATTTCATTACCTATAGGCAGCCAACGCGCTTAGATTTTTTTAGTGAGAACTTATTTTATCACGAAGTTGACATCAAGTCCTACCCATTATTTGAACATGCACCCTACGAATTGGCACTGGCCAGTAAAATGGTTTACGTGGTCAAATATGAAGAGCTCGATTTATTGCATGTTCATTATGCAATTCCTCATGCTTCTGCGGCTTATATGGCAAAACAAATCCTGAAAGAGGAGGGAATCCATATTCCAGTAGTGACCACCTTGCATGGTACAGATATTACTTTGGTAGGGAAAGATCCTAGTTACGAACCTGTTGTGACCTTTAGTATTAATCAATCTGATGGGGTCACCGCCGTTTCAGAAGATCTGAAGAAAGAAACTCTGTCTCATTTTGAGATAAAAAGAGATATTCAAGTAATTCCGAACTTTATTGATTTAGATAGGTTCAAAAAGCAAAAGAAAGAACACTTCAAATTGGCAATTTGTCCGAATGGTGAAAAGCTTTTGGTTCATACATCCAATTTCAGAAAGGTAAAACGTGTAGAGGATGTCATTAGGGTGTTTTATGAAATCAGAAAAGAGATTCCAGCTAAACTTTTATTGGTAGGCGATGGACCTGAGCGTGATAAGATGGAGCGGCTTTGCAGAGAATTAGGTACCTGTGATGATACTCGTTTCTTAGGTAAATTAGATGCCGTGGAGGAAGTGTTGTCTGTTGCAGACTTGTTTGTCATGCCTTCTGAGAAAGAAAGTTTTGGGCTGGCAGCATTAGAAGCCATGGCCTGTGAAGTTCCGATTCTATCTTCTAATGCAGGCGGAATTCCTGAATTGAATTTGGATGGAGTTACAGGTTTTGTATGTGAAGTCGGTGATGTGGATGATATGAAAGAAAAAGGGTTATTTATTTTAAAAGATGAAAACTTGCCTACATTCAAGAAGAATGCTTTGGCGAGGGCTCAAGAGTTTGATATTTCTGCGATTTTACCAATGTATGTAGATTATTATCAAAAGACTATTGAGTCTACTTTAGCACGCATTTAA
- a CDS encoding sterol desaturase family protein — protein MKKIGRLDKPDNFNTARMFTNPILERLTRTNILVPITMFIVFAGISFYYAFTTTTISLAMGLGITVVGYIAFTFVEYMMHKHFFHMEPSNPIKDKLQYTVHGVHHDYPKDKYRLAMPPFVSAAYAAIFYLVFTLIMGDYALYFLPGFLFGYASYLGFHYLVHAIAPPKNFMKVLWVNHAIHHYKDPDVAFGVSTPLWDILLGTMPKK, from the coding sequence ATGAAAAAGATTGGAAGACTGGATAAACCGGACAATTTTAATACTGCACGGATGTTTACCAACCCAATTTTGGAAAGGTTGACAAGAACAAATATCCTAGTACCGATTACAATGTTTATTGTTTTTGCAGGGATTTCATTTTACTATGCTTTTACCACTACTACCATAAGTTTGGCAATGGGGCTCGGAATTACCGTGGTGGGATACATCGCTTTTACCTTTGTGGAGTATATGATGCATAAACACTTCTTCCATATGGAGCCAAGCAACCCGATCAAAGATAAGTTGCAGTATACTGTTCACGGCGTGCACCATGATTATCCAAAAGATAAATATAGACTTGCAATGCCTCCGTTTGTATCTGCGGCCTATGCAGCTATTTTCTATTTGGTATTCACCTTAATTATGGGTGATTATGCATTATATTTTCTTCCAGGGTTTTTATTCGGATACGCAAGTTATCTAGGCTTTCATTACTTGGTTCATGCGATTGCTCCACCAAAAAACTTCATGAAAGTACTTTGGGTTAACCATGCAATTCACCATTATAAAGATCCAGATGTGGCATTTGGAGTGAGTACTCCACTTTGGGATATCCTTTTAGGTACCATGCCGAAAAAATAA
- a CDS encoding NAD-dependent epimerase/dehydratase family protein, with amino-acid sequence MKTVGIIGLGWAGLPLAQFLKNKSWEVIGSTTSDQKRQKLEQNGLNVVTLKMNPHPEGKGFQKLFQSDYLVINIPPRSRVQSSDFYLEQLKYLKSMINQAGAKKVLFVSSTGIYPTTPRAEAYDESFPITRENTGNSTLWDAEQMITNSADFDLTILRFGGLMGEERIPGKYFSGKEQVKGHTRVNYVHQDDAVGLIAWILEHDLWNEVYNGVAPIHSVKKEIFERNVKDLNLAPPLSYETPQHEEDRLIDSKKIIQTGFKFKYPDPLDFPYTLG; translated from the coding sequence ATGAAGACAGTAGGGATAATTGGCCTTGGATGGGCTGGTTTGCCATTAGCCCAATTTTTAAAAAACAAAAGTTGGGAGGTAATTGGCAGTACTACCAGTGATCAAAAAAGACAGAAGCTTGAGCAAAATGGACTGAACGTAGTAACCCTAAAAATGAATCCCCATCCTGAAGGAAAAGGGTTTCAAAAATTATTTCAAAGTGATTATCTCGTAATCAATATCCCTCCCAGGTCTAGGGTTCAAAGTTCGGATTTCTATTTAGAACAATTGAAATACTTGAAGAGTATGATCAATCAAGCTGGTGCAAAAAAAGTCTTATTTGTATCCAGCACAGGAATTTATCCAACTACTCCAAGAGCAGAGGCCTACGATGAATCTTTCCCAATTACCAGAGAAAATACAGGAAATTCAACCCTATGGGATGCCGAACAAATGATTACTAATTCAGCAGATTTTGATCTAACCATTCTCCGATTTGGAGGCTTAATGGGAGAAGAGAGAATACCAGGAAAATATTTTTCGGGGAAGGAGCAAGTCAAAGGGCATACACGGGTTAATTATGTTCATCAAGATGATGCAGTCGGATTGATTGCCTGGATTTTAGAGCATGATTTATGGAACGAGGTGTATAATGGAGTAGCTCCTATTCATTCGGTGAAGAAAGAGATCTTTGAAAGAAATGTTAAAGACTTAAATCTGGCTCCTCCATTAAGTTATGAGACTCCTCAACATGAAGAGGATAGATTAATAGATTCCAAAAAAATTATTCAAACAGGTTTTAAGTTCAAATACCCCGATCCCCTAGATTTTCCATATACCTTGGGTTAA
- a CDS encoding outer membrane protein assembly factor BamB family protein, with amino-acid sequence MKIFYFLLALCVFSLLGCEGTKEEIDYTDWSHYGGPEDGSRYSSLQQINKQNVAQLSVAWTYQTGDATERSQIQCQPIVVDGLLFGTTPKLNVFALDAETGKEVWRFDPFQVLGGENSWAGTNRGVSYWEEGEDKRILFGAGNWLMAVNALTGQPILEFGDQGKVDLRKGLDTERQDFLIVANAPGVIFKDKIIIGMRLSEGLDAAPGHIRAYNVKTGEREWIFHTIPHEGEEGYETWDAEHVQKIGGANNWAGMVVDQKREIVFVPTGSATYDFWGGFRKGDNLYANSLVALNANTGERIWHFQAVHHDVWDRDFPANPNLIRIQKDGKWMDAVAQISKQGMTYVFDRETGEPIWPIEELPVSQSTLPGEETAATQPMPTLPEPFMKMRFEQQDILSLKPEWEEDIKIQLENVQFGDTWAPPSADHGIILFPGMDGGGEWGGASFDPGTQTLYVNANQIPWLIEMTPNAEFENVGQSIYSTYCGNCHGLERKGNPPSIPSLLGVEEKYSADSLHQLLKKGRGAMPAFDHISEENRKVLVNYLLNQKQAEGDKKEMESKDAPLAPRYFMNGYKRLRTKEGLYGSNPPWGLLTAIDMNTGKKKWQITLGEIDSLSAQGFAPTGTENYGGPVATAGGLLFIAATKDEKIRAFDKETGDLLWEAKLPASGHATPAVYEKGGKQFLVIACGGGKGTKSGDSYVAFSLPD; translated from the coding sequence ATGAAAATTTTTTACTTCTTGTTAGCCCTCTGTGTTTTTTCTTTGTTAGGATGTGAAGGAACAAAAGAAGAAATTGATTATACCGATTGGTCTCATTATGGAGGTCCTGAAGATGGGTCTCGGTATTCTTCTCTCCAACAAATCAATAAACAAAATGTAGCCCAACTTTCGGTCGCCTGGACCTATCAGACAGGCGATGCCACCGAAAGGTCTCAGATCCAATGCCAACCCATTGTCGTGGATGGGTTGCTATTTGGTACTACTCCCAAATTAAATGTTTTTGCCTTGGATGCAGAGACTGGAAAAGAAGTCTGGAGATTTGATCCCTTTCAAGTCCTCGGGGGAGAAAATTCCTGGGCCGGGACAAACCGCGGAGTCAGTTATTGGGAGGAAGGGGAGGATAAAAGAATTCTTTTTGGAGCAGGGAATTGGTTGATGGCGGTGAATGCGTTAACGGGACAGCCAATTCTTGAATTCGGAGATCAAGGAAAAGTGGATTTACGAAAAGGGTTGGATACCGAAAGACAGGATTTTTTAATCGTTGCCAATGCACCTGGAGTCATTTTTAAAGATAAAATTATCATAGGAATGAGGCTTTCCGAGGGCTTAGATGCGGCCCCGGGACATATCAGGGCCTACAATGTCAAAACAGGAGAACGGGAATGGATTTTCCACACCATTCCTCACGAAGGGGAAGAGGGCTACGAAACCTGGGATGCAGAACACGTTCAGAAAATTGGTGGGGCTAACAATTGGGCGGGAATGGTAGTGGATCAAAAGCGGGAAATCGTTTTTGTCCCCACAGGCTCTGCTACGTATGACTTTTGGGGCGGATTTAGGAAGGGAGATAATCTATATGCCAATTCTTTGGTTGCCTTGAACGCTAATACAGGAGAACGGATCTGGCATTTTCAAGCAGTACACCATGATGTTTGGGATCGAGACTTTCCTGCCAATCCAAACTTAATTCGAATTCAAAAAGATGGAAAATGGATGGATGCTGTGGCTCAAATTTCAAAACAAGGGATGACCTATGTTTTTGACCGGGAAACTGGTGAACCTATTTGGCCCATTGAAGAACTTCCAGTATCCCAATCTACCCTACCCGGTGAAGAAACTGCAGCGACACAGCCTATGCCTACCTTGCCGGAACCATTTATGAAAATGCGCTTTGAGCAGCAAGACATTCTAAGCTTGAAGCCGGAATGGGAAGAAGATATCAAAATTCAACTTGAGAATGTTCAATTTGGAGACACTTGGGCTCCACCAAGTGCGGACCATGGAATTATACTTTTTCCAGGTATGGATGGAGGAGGAGAATGGGGAGGAGCCTCATTTGATCCTGGTACGCAGACTTTATATGTCAATGCCAATCAAATTCCTTGGCTTATTGAAATGACTCCAAATGCTGAATTTGAAAATGTAGGACAATCCATTTATTCCACGTATTGCGGTAATTGTCATGGGCTGGAAAGAAAGGGAAACCCTCCTTCGATTCCCTCTCTGTTGGGCGTAGAAGAGAAGTATTCGGCAGATTCGTTACACCAGTTGCTAAAAAAAGGCAGAGGTGCCATGCCAGCTTTCGATCATATTTCTGAGGAAAACAGAAAGGTGCTGGTCAACTACCTGCTTAATCAAAAACAAGCTGAGGGAGATAAAAAAGAGATGGAATCTAAGGATGCACCATTGGCTCCTAGGTATTTTATGAATGGCTACAAAAGATTACGGACCAAAGAAGGTCTCTATGGTTCCAATCCTCCTTGGGGTTTATTAACAGCCATTGATATGAACACTGGCAAAAAGAAATGGCAGATTACCTTGGGAGAAATTGACTCTTTAAGCGCTCAGGGATTTGCACCAACTGGAACTGAAAATTATGGAGGTCCAGTAGCTACAGCGGGTGGATTACTGTTTATAGCTGCCACTAAAGACGAGAAAATCAGGGCTTTCGACAAAGAAACTGGAGACTTACTTTGGGAGGCAAAATTACCTGCTTCCGGGCATGCTACTCCGGCAGTTTACGAAAAAGGAGGGAAACAATTTTTAGTCATCGCATGTGGTGGAGGAAAGGGGACTAAAAGTGGTGATAGCTATGTGGCATTTTCCTTACCCGATTGA
- a CDS encoding long-chain-fatty-acid--CoA ligase — MMNLAVLLEESARKYPNKDAFIFMDKHLSFAQIDNAANQIANGLNTLGIHKGDRVALSCLNLPYFPMIYFGILKAGAIVVPLSVLLKHDEIEYHLQNSGAKAYFCFEGTKELPMAKEGLEGFNRVSNCKHFFVITPQMTDPSPFEGVKTLGMLMANRSSVYSTMVTGADDTALIIYTSGTTGKPKGAELSHSNLVLNAMLSKEILSLEREDKLLIVLPLFHIFAMTVLMNAGLYVGATSVLLPRFDGAQVLGLMEKHDISIFAGVPTMYWGLLNSDETQFDIASIAKNLKTCVSGGAALPVNVLENFEKKFNVPIYEGYGMSEGSPVVTFNQKEFGKKPGSVGVPVWGIEVKVVDDKGKELPAGAKGELIYRGHNVMKGYYNNPKATAETLKDGWLYSGDVAIKDEDGFFFIVDRTKEMIIRKGLNVYPREIEEVMMKHDAVSMVAVIGVPNEESGEEIKACVVLNQGFELNEDDLITWTKEQIASYKYPRIIQFMEALPMSATGKILKKELS, encoded by the coding sequence ATGATGAATCTTGCAGTATTGCTGGAAGAAAGCGCTAGGAAATACCCCAATAAGGACGCTTTTATTTTTATGGACAAGCATTTGTCTTTTGCCCAAATAGATAATGCAGCAAATCAAATTGCCAATGGACTGAATACGCTTGGTATTCACAAAGGAGATCGAGTCGCATTGAGCTGTCTTAATTTACCTTATTTCCCTATGATCTATTTTGGGATTTTGAAAGCAGGGGCCATTGTGGTTCCGTTATCGGTATTATTGAAGCATGATGAAATAGAATACCATCTACAAAATTCAGGGGCAAAGGCCTATTTCTGTTTTGAAGGGACAAAGGAATTGCCGATGGCAAAGGAAGGTCTGGAAGGATTTAATAGGGTAAGTAACTGCAAGCATTTTTTTGTAATCACACCCCAAATGACAGATCCGTCCCCTTTTGAGGGGGTTAAGACATTAGGAATGCTCATGGCCAATAGGTCTTCAGTTTATTCTACCATGGTCACAGGAGCAGATGATACTGCCTTAATTATCTATACCTCTGGAACCACAGGTAAGCCAAAAGGAGCTGAGCTTTCACATTCTAATTTGGTTTTGAATGCCATGCTCTCAAAGGAAATCCTTTCTCTGGAAAGGGAGGATAAGTTATTAATTGTATTGCCCTTATTTCACATTTTTGCCATGACGGTACTTATGAATGCGGGACTATATGTAGGGGCAACAAGTGTTTTACTACCAAGATTTGATGGTGCTCAGGTGCTGGGATTAATGGAGAAACATGATATCAGTATTTTCGCAGGAGTTCCTACTATGTATTGGGGATTGTTAAACAGCGACGAAACCCAGTTTGATATTGCCTCAATCGCTAAAAATCTAAAAACATGTGTTTCTGGAGGGGCTGCTTTACCTGTAAACGTGCTTGAAAATTTCGAGAAGAAATTTAATGTCCCTATTTATGAGGGGTATGGAATGTCCGAAGGATCTCCCGTGGTTACTTTCAACCAAAAAGAATTTGGCAAGAAACCAGGTTCAGTAGGTGTTCCAGTATGGGGAATTGAAGTCAAAGTGGTGGATGACAAAGGAAAAGAACTTCCCGCAGGAGCAAAAGGAGAATTAATTTATAGGGGACACAATGTGATGAAAGGATATTATAACAACCCCAAAGCTACTGCAGAGACTTTAAAAGATGGCTGGCTTTACTCAGGAGATGTTGCCATAAAAGATGAGGATGGGTTCTTTTTTATCGTGGATAGAACCAAGGAAATGATCATCCGGAAGGGACTGAATGTCTACCCAAGAGAGATTGAGGAAGTGATGATGAAGCATGATGCAGTGTCTATGGTGGCTGTGATTGGTGTTCCAAATGAAGAATCCGGTGAAGAAATCAAAGCTTGTGTGGTTTTGAATCAAGGATTTGAGTTGAATGAAGATGATTTGATCACCTGGACCAAAGAGCAAATAGCTTCTTATAAATACCCAAGAATTATCCAGTTTATGGAGGCGCTTCCAATGTCTGCCACTGGCAAGATCTTGAAGAAAGAACTCAGTTAG